The genomic interval TGAACGCCAGGCCCGTCGCGGCGTACTGGTACGGCACCGAGTACGTGTTCCCCGGGTCGTACGCGGCGTTCAGGAAGCCGGGCGCGATGTTCTTCAGGTTCGGCAGCTGCGTCCGGTCCAGCGGTTGCAGGAGGCCAGCGCGGACCATTGTCTGCACCACATAGTTACTGGGCACGGCCAGGTCGTACTGGGCGCCGCCGCCCTGAAGCTTGGCGAGCATCGCTTCATTGCTCTCGTACGTGTCCAGGATGACGCGCACGCCGCTGTGTTTCTCGAAGGTCTTCACGAGGTCCGGGTCGATGTACTCCGACCAGATGAACACGCGCAGGGTGCGGCTGTCCCCGCGCGCGGCCGGCACGGCGGCAGAGATCCCGGCCGTGGGTTTCGGGACGCGGTAACAGCTGCCCAGCAGCGCAGCCCCCAGCAGCAGCGCGGCCGTGCGCTTCACGGGGCCCTCCGGGGGCGCAGCAGGGCGTTCGCGGCGATGACCGCCACCACCGTCACCAGCACCAGCAGGGCGCTCAGGGCGTTGATGTCCGGGGTGACGCCGCGTTTCACGTTCGTGTAGATCAGCACGGGCAGGGTTCTGAACCCCGATCCGCTCGTGAAGTACGTCACCACGAAATCGTCCAGCGACAGCGTGAAGGCCAGCAGCGCTCCCGCCAGGACGCCCGGCATGGCCAGTGGCAGGATCACCTTGGAAAAGGACTGCCAGCCGCTGGCCCCCAGGTCCCGGGCGGCTTCCTCCAGTTCCGGGCCGTACCCGGCGAGGCGCGAGCGGACCGTGAGGGCCACGTAACTGATCTGGAACGTCACGTGCGCGAGCAGGACCGTCCAGAAGCCGTTGTCGAAGGTCCAGCCGGCGCGTTCCAGGCCGGCCCGGACGAATGCGTAGAACATCAGGAGGCTCACGCCCATCACCACGTCCGGAATCACGATGGGCAGCACCAGCAGGCCGGTCAGCGCGGCGCGCAGGTGGATGGTGTAGCGCCACAGGCCCAGCCCGACCAGGGTGCCCAGCACCGTGCTGATCAGCGTGCTGACCACCGCGACGTTCAGGGTGTGCGTCAGCGCCTCGCGCACGTCCGCGCGGGCGAACAGCACGGCGTACCAGCGGGTCGTGAAACCAGCCCAGGTCGCGCCGAAGCGGGAATCGTTGAAGGAAAAGACGATCAGCACCACGATCGGCAGGTACAGGAACAGGTACACCAGCGCCGCCCATGCGCCCAGCAGAGGGTGGGTGCGGCCGGTCATCCGAGTTCCTCCAGGCCTTTATGCCCGGCGGCGCGGGCGTACGCCCACAGGCCCAGCAGCACCACGCCCATCAGCAGGAAACTCAGGGCGCTGCCGTACGGCCAGTCGCCGGCCTGGCCGAACTGGTTCTGAATCAGATTCCCGACAAGCGCCGCGCGGGCGCCTCCCAGAAGGTCACTGACCACGAAAGTCCCCAGCGCCGGAATGAAGGTCAGCAGCACGCCAGCCACCAGCCCGGGCAGGGTCTGCGGGAACACGGCGCTCAGGAAGGCCCGGGCGGGCGGCGCACCCAGGTCCTGCGCGGCCTCGTGCAGCCGCCAGTCGATCTTCTCCACGCTGGCGTACGCAGGCAGCACGAAAAACGGCACGAACGCGTACACCATGCCCAACATTGTCGCGCTCAGGCTGGGCACCAGGTCGAAGGGCCGCAGGATGAGAATCCAGGCGTACACGCGAATCAGGAAGTTCGTCCAGAAAGGAATGATCAGCAGCAGCAGCAGCAGGTTCCTGCGGCGCTCGTCCTGCCGGGCGATGAAGAACGCCAGGGGGTAGCCCAGCAGCGCGCACAGGCCCGAGGTGAGGGCCGCCACCCACACGCTGCGCCACAGGACGCGCAGGTTGTCGCCCGTCCACTCCTGAAACAGGGCGTCGTACCCGAAGACGCGCTGCCAGGATTCCAGGGTCCAGGGGGCGCCCACCTGCGCGAGGTCCGTGCGGGTCAGCACGGAGTAGGTCAGCATGACCGCGGCGGGCAGCACCAGGAACGCGGTAAGCCACAGCACGCCCGGTCCGAGCGTGGCAAAAAACCGCCGGACGGTCAGCATGGGCGCCCCCGCTGGTCCGGATGGCGGCGGCGGACACTCCGGCCTGAGGGCGGGTTCACGCGTCCTCCAGCACCACAAGGTTGTCCGGCGGGAGGTACAGCGTGACGTCCTCTTCGTAGTCGAAGTCCTCATCTGCGCCGATATCGGCGTTCAGCTGAAACACCACGAGTTGCTGACCGCCGGCCTGCAGCAGGTACTGGTTCTCGGCGCCCGTGTACACGATGTCGTCCACACGGGCGCGGATCTCGTTGCCTTCGGTGCCCTCGTCGCGCTCCATGCGCAGTTTCTCGGGCCGGACGGACAGGGTCACGCGCTGCCCGGCGCGCAGGCCTGCGCCGTGCGCGGTGCGCAGCGGGCCATGCGCGGTCTGCACGGTGGCGTGCCGCCCCTGAACATTCAGGACGGTGCCTTCGATCAGGTTGCTGCTGCCCAGGAAATTCGCGACGAACGCCGTGCGGGGCCGCTCGTAGAGGTCCTCGGCGCGGCCCAGCTGCTCCAGGCGTCCGCCGTTCATCACGGCGATCCGGTCACTCATGACCAGCGCTTCTTCCTGGTCGTGCGTGACGAACACAAAGGTGATGCCCAGCGTCTCCTGCAGGTGCGCAAGTTCCACCTGCAGCTCCTTGCGGAGTTTCAGGTCCAGCGCGCTGAGCGGCTCGTCGAGGAGCAGCACCTGAGGTTCGTTCACGATGGCGCGCGCCAGGGCCACCCGTTGCCGCTGCCCGCCGCTGAGCTGGTCCGGGCGGCGCGTGGCGAACTGCGCGATACGCACGCGCTCCAGGGCCGTCATGACCCGTTCGCGGGCCTGCGGGGCCGGCACGCCTTTCATGCGCAGGCCGAACGCGACGTTGTCCTGGACGGTCATGTGCGGAAACAGGGCGTAGCTCTGAAAGACCGTGTTCACGTCCCGGCGGTGCGGCGGAACGCCCCGCATGTCGCGTCCCGCGATGCGGACTTCACCGGCATCGGGGTGTTCGAAGCCCGCCAGGATGCGCAGCAGCGTGGTCTTCCCGCACCCGGACGGGCCCAGCAGGCTGAAGAATTCGCCGCGCCGCACGTCAAGATCGATGCTGTCCAGCACGACTGAGGGCGCGCCGTGCGCGCCACCACGGTAGCTTTTGCGCAGGCCCGTGACGCTGACGGCCGCGTCAGCGGCGAGGTCCCGCACGCGGCGGCCCCTGAATGTCACGCCGGTGATGGCGCGCCTCCCCCCGACTGAACAGAATGCATGACCGAGATTGTAAGGAACCGTCCGCCTTTCGTGGGACGCCCGCACGCGGCGCGCTGAACTAGGGTGCGTGGCGAGAACGCCTGAAGCTGTGGAGGTGGCCCCTGTGGACCTGGAAGCGATTGTTGTGCCTGCCCTGCTGTTCGGCAGCGTGTTCGGTTTTCCGCTCATGCGCCGGCAGATGATTCACCGTCACCAGATGGAACGCGAAACGCTGCTTCGTCAGCTGCCACCCCCCGCCCCGACGCCGCCTGCGGCCCTGCCAGCCGCTCTCCCCACGCTGGCCGCCATGGATGACGCCCCGGCACTGGCACTGCAGCTGCCCGAACCGCACCGCCTGTACGCGCTGGCGCTGCTGTGCCGCCTGCAGGACGCCCCGGCGCCGGCAGATTCGCGCTCGCGTGCGCTGCTCGCGCAGATCCGCGGGGAGTACCTGCGGGAGACGCTGCGCGCGTACCTGAATCTCACGCCAGGCGGCCGGGCGCAGCTGCGCCTTCAGGGCCAGGATCCGGAGGAACTGCTGCGCGCGCAGCTGCAGCGCCTGAATGACGGGGTGGCGGACGTCCTGCGGCACGATCACGGCGCTGCAGACCGGCTGCTCACGCAGGCGCATTTCCTCCGGGAGCGCTTTCAGGAAGTGCCGGAGCAGCCTCTGCGCTAAGGCAGGCGCTGGCCCGCTGCCTCTTCATGTTGCTGGCGGCCCCCCGGGTCAGGGCGCTGTGAGGCTGCGCGCCGTACGGTACCCCCGAAAGGATGTGCCGCCCCATGCCGACCCTCAGTCTGACCGCCCTGCTCTCTACGGCCTTCGCGGCGATCTTTCTGCTGTTCGGTCTGCTCGAAACGTACCTGAACACCCGGGCGGCCACGCAGCAGCTTCAGGCGAAAGTGGGCCAGTCGCTGGGGCAGTTCGCGTACGAGATGACCGACAAGCTCGACCGCGGGATGTTCGAACGCGCCCGGGACCTGGAGATCCTCAGCGCGCTGGGAGACGTTCAGAATGTCCGCGCTGGGGGCGACCAGACGCGGACGCTGCTGGACCGGCTGAAGAGCACCTTTCCCAGTTACGCCTGGATTGGCCTGGCCGACCCGCAGGGCAAGGTGCTCGTCAGTACCGGCGGGCTGCTCGAAGGGCAGAGTGTCGCCACCCGCCCGTGGTTTCAGGGGGCCCTCAAAGGCCCCTTCGCGGGCGACGTTCACGAGGCGAAACTCCTGGCGGGACTGCTGCCCCGCGAGGGCAGCGAACCGCTGCGGTTCGTGGACGTCGCCACGCCGGTCCATAACGCTCAGGGCCGCGTGACCGGCGTACTCGGCGCGCACCTCAGCTGGACCTGGGCGCAGGAAGTGCGCGAATCCCTGCTGCAGCCGGTGCAGGACCGCGAGCAGTTCGAGGTGTTCATCGTTGACCGTCAGGGCGTGGTCCTGCTGGGTCCGCCGGACCTGCAGGGTCAGGCCCTGCCCGCGGCGCTGCTGGAGCGCTTTCCGGTCAGCGGGTACGCCGTGGAACGCTGGCCGGACGGCCGGATGTACGTCACGGGCAGCAGCCGCAGCCGCGGGTACCGCACGTACACCGGCCTGGAATGGCGCGTGATAGTCCGGCAGGACACGCAGGTGGCCTTCGCAGGGGTCGGCGCCTTCCGCCGGACCTCCATTCTTCTGAACGTCAGCCTGAGCGTGCTGTTCGCGGCGCTGGGCCTCGTCCTGGCGCACTTTATCGCGCGGCCGCTGCGGCGGCTGAGGGCCGCGGCGCACGCCATTGAGGCCGGTGTGCTGAACGCCGAACTGCCGCCGGTGACCGCGTACGCCGAGGCCCGCACCCTCTCGCTCGCCCTGCAGCGTCTGCTGGAGCACCTGAAACGCAACGAGCGGGACCTGGAACGGCGGATTCTGGACCGCACGGACGCCCTGCACCGCCGCACGCAGGAGGCCGAGACGCTGTCGGCCCTGAGTGTTCTGTCCACGCAGCACCAGGACGCCGCGCAGCTCACCGCGGCGCTGGCGCCCCTGACGGCGCAGGCCTGCGCCCTGGATCTGGTCGCGTGGGCCACCGTGGACGGCGACACCGTGACGCTGCGCGTGCTCACCGAACAAAACGGCGCTCCGGCGTTCCCTGAGGCCGCCCGGTCGGAATCTGCCGAACGCAGCCTTCATTCCGTGGCCTCGGCGCTGGGTCAGCCGCTGTACGTCGAGGCGTACGCGCAACAGGTCCAGGCCCTGCCCGCTGCCGTTGCGTGGGGGGTACGGAGCGCCGCCTACATCCCGGTGTGCGGCCCGAACGGCGAGCGGACTGTGCTGTTCGCAGCCCGCTGCACCGACCGGCCGTGGACCGACGCGGACCGGCGGGTACTGGAGGCCGCGGCCCGCAGCGTGCAGATCAGCCAGGAGCGGCGCGCGTCCCTGCTGGAACTGGAGTTCGCGGCGCTGCACGACCGCCTGACGGGCCTGGGCAACCGCCGGGCCTTCGATCAGAATCTGGATCAGGCGGTCAGTGCCAGCAAACGCCACCAGGGCACGTTCGGCGTCATGGTCATTGACCTTGACGGGCTGAAGGGCGTGAATGACCACGAAGGGCACGAGCGCGGCGACGCGCTGCTGCGCGAGTTTGCCGGAGCGCTGCGCACCGCGTTCCGCAATGAGGACCGCATCTTCCGGCTGGGCGGCGACGAATATGCCGTGCTGCTCGACCGCGCCACGGTTTCAGGAGCGCGCACGGTACTCGAGCGCGTGCGGGCCGCCGTGCGCCTGACCCGTCAGGCTGGCTTTTCTCAGATGGACGCCAGCGCCGGCATCGCCTTCTTCCCGGAAGATGCCTGGGAGGCTCCGGCCCTGACGCGCCTGGCCGACGAACGGATGTACGAGGAGAAGCATGACCACCGGGCGTTGCGGCAGCACACGACCCTGACCACCCCAGGGGAGCCCACACCGACACCTGCCCTGGACTCCTGACCAGCACTTTCTTCATCTTCAGCCCCCGTCCATCAGAAGATGGCGGACGCAGATTTGCGTGTTCAGGGCGGAGAACACAGGGGCCGGGGTGCGTCCCCCGGCGTTCGGAACCATAGGGCACCATTAGGGAAAGTTCAGCTCCAGTCAGGTGAGGCGTGGCACCGTGGGCCCATGAAACACGTGCTCACCACCCTGACCCTGGCTGTTACCGCTGCTGTCGCCTCTGCCCAGACCGCTCCGCGCATCACGTCGCAGAGCATCATCGTGAACCCCGTGGTCTCGCCTCTGAAGGTCAGCGTGTGGACCGGAAAGGACACCACCGGCACGAAGACGCCAGCCTACGTCGCCGGGGACCGCATCACCCTGAATGTGAAGACCACCCAGGACGCGTACGTTTACCTGTTCAACGTGAACCACAAGGGCGAGATTGATCTGATCCTCCCCAACCGCTTCGCGACAGGCGCGAACTTCGTGAAGGCGAACACCACGAAGAGCTTCCCCAGCGCCGAGGACAAGTTCACGTTCGACATTGCCGGTCCGGCCGGGCTGAACAAGGTGCTCGCCCTGGCCAGCACGACCGAACTGGACCTGACGGACATCGCGCAGTTCAAAGCTGACCAGCAGACCGGTTTTGCGACCGTGACCGTCAAGGGCGGTCAGGCGGGGCTGGCCCAGGCGCTGTCCATTGTGGTGCAGCCGCTGAAGTCCCAGGAGTGGGTGACGGACGTCGCGCAGTACGAAATCTCCGCGAAGGTCGCCACGCCCCCGGTGCCGGTGATGACCACGACATCCACCTGGAAGGCGAGCTTCACCTCCGGCATGACGCTGGCGCGCGTGTATGACTTCTACGCGAACCAGCTGCGTGCCGAGGGGTACGTTCTGGAGGAGAAGGTGTCCAGCCAGCTTCAGGTGGTGGGGCGCTTCACCCTGACCGATAACGTGAAGGCCCGCCTGACCGTGAAACAGCGTGCCGCGGGACGCAACACCTTCGACGTGGTGCTCGTCCGCCAGGAGTAAGTTCCCCGGAACAGAACGACCCCAGGAACATCCTGGGGTCTTTTGTGCGTGTCAGGCGGTGAGGTCAGCCCCGGCGCGCCTCAGCTCTGGGGTTCAGACGGTCAGGACCTCATGCCCCCCGGAGGTGACGACGACAGTGTGCTCGAACTGGGCACTGGGGCTCTTGTCGGCCGTGATGACGGTCCAGCCGTCGGCCAGCAGGCGCGTTTCAGGGCGACCCAGGTTCACCATGGGCTCAATGGTGAACACCATGCCCGGCTGGAGTTTCAGCCCGGTGTACCGCGCCCCGTAGTGCAGCACGGTCGGTTCCTCGTGCAGGCGCCTGCCGATGCCGTGCCCGGTGTATTCCCGCACGACACCGTATCCGCGGCCTTCTGCCAGGGACTGGATAGCGTGCCCGAGGTCACCGAGGCGCGCGCCGGGCTTCACGAGTTCCAGCGCCCCATTCAGGGCGTCGCGGGTGGTGTCCACGAGCCCCTGCACTTCCGGGGTGACCTGCCCGACCGTGTACGTGTAGCAGGCGTCGCCGTAGTACCCGTCGAGAAGCACGCCGATATCCACGCCGATGATGTCACCGCTCTGCAGGATCCGCCCGTCGGGAATGCCGTGGCAGATCACTTCGTTCACGCTGGCGCAGATGGTGCCCGGGAACGGGTTGTTCTTCGGCCCGTACCCCAGGTAGGCGGGTGTGGCGCCGGCCCTGCGGATGTGCTCCTCGGCGATCCGGTCGAGGTCCTGCAGGGTCGCGCCGGGTTTCACGTGAGGGTCCAGCACGCGGAAGGTCTCGGCGACCAGCGCGCCCGCACGGCGCATGATCTCAATTTCACGGGCGGACTTCAGGGACACGCGGCTCATAGCGCATGAGGCTAACACGGGCCGCACATGTCCTGGTGGTCCGGGCGCACACTGGCCGTCAGCGCCCGGCCGGCCGCGGGTGGCGCGGCGGCCTGCGCTGCTCTACGCTGCCGGGCATGGGCGAACGCCGGGTTGTGATCAGCGTGGATATGGAAGGCGTGTGCGGGGTGTCGAGCTGGGTGCAGGTGAGCCCACCGGAGTTCGGCGGGCTCGTGAACGCCGGCGAGTACGAGCGGGCGCGTGAGCGCATGACACTGGAGGCCGCGGCGGCCGCCCAGGGGGCGCTGGACGCGGGAGCCACGGACGTGCTCGTAAACGACAGCCACGACACGATGCGCAACCTCATTCCAGAGCTGCTGCCGGACGGCGTGCGCTTTACGTCCGGGAATGACAAGCCGCTGAGCATGGTGCAGGGCGTGCAGGAGCCCGGTGTGGTGGGGCTCCTGTTCGTCGGGTACCACGCGCGCGCAGGCAGCATGCGCGGGCCACTGGCCCACACCTGGAACGGGTTCATCCGGGACGTGCGGGTCAACAGTGTCAGCACCGGCGAGTACGGCCTGAATGCCCTGGTGGCCGGGCACTACGGCGTCCCGGTCCTGTTTGCCAGTGGGGATGACGTGGCCCTGCAGGAAATCAGGGTGGAGCTCGGCGAGGCCGTGGTGACGGTCGCGGTGAAAGAAGGCCTGAGTGCCTTTGCCGCCGCGCACCTGCACCCGCGTGAAGCGCAGCGCCGCATCCGTGAGGGTGCGCGCCGCGCAGTGGAGGGCGCCTTCAGCGCGCAGCCGTACGCCACGCGCTGGCCGGCCCACGCGCACCTGAGTTTCAATCATCAGGCGCGGGCGGATGCGTGCGAGCGGGTGCCGGGCGTGACCCGGGTGGATGCCGTGACGGTCGGGTGGGAGAGCCCGGACGCCTACCACCTGTTCCAGACGTTCCGGATGCTGGCGAAGGTAGGCGAGGTCCGCCTTGACGGCTAGGGCGCGCAGGAGAGGAGGTCAGATGAACCTCTGCGCGACCCACCGTGGGCTGTGAAGCGATGAACGTTATTGTTGCTCCTGATGACCGCGCTGCCCTGTGGGCCGCTCTTCCGGCCCTGCCTGTCACCTGGGCCTGGGATGAGCTCCCTGAAGAGGGCGTCACGCTCCCCGGCAGTCTGAGTTTCGAAGCCCTCGAGGTTGCTGAAGACACCTTCTGCCTGTACATGACCCTTCTCAAGTCCAAGCCCTTCTACACGCAACTCGAGAACGGCGAGGGCGACTTCACCGATGAGGAGCGGGAGAACCCTGAGGTCGTCATCGCGCGCCACCACGACGAGGCAAGTGAACGGCTGCGGGCCATAGTGGCAGAAGCCACGCGCTTTCTTGGCGAGCCCGATGAGCAGCGGGGGGACGCAAGCTGGTTGCTAGAAGACCGGACGATCTCTGTCAGGGAAGTGCAGTGGGATAAGGAAACCCCGATTGAGGTCAGCGTGGTGCTGCTGCCCCGGGGGTTGCAAGAATTGCCTTAGGACGTCCGGCCTGGACCTGCGGCGCACAGCACATGATCGGTCACTCCCTGACTGGCCAGCGGCTTGCGGTTTGTCCTCCAGGACGGAGAGGCACTTTGCCTGCACACCTTGAGGTGCGTTCACGGGGTGTTCTCACGCCTGCCCCTGTTAGGCTCCGCGCATGCGTTCCGTTCTTCCCTTGATTGCTGTCCTTGGATTCAGCATGCCGGCGTCCGCGGCGGTCGCGTGGGCCGGTGCGAACGCCTCCACAGCCGGGTTCGGCGTGCACGCCGGCGCGGCCCTCCTTCCAGTGCCCTTCCTGGGGACGGTGGGACTGGAAGGCAGTGCGGAGCGGCCCTGGCGCACCACGGAAAGTTCTTTCAACCGCTTTGCTGCGGGGGTAACCGTACGTGACCTGAACCTTCCCCTGACGCGGGTGGATGCCTTCGCTACGGTCGGCGGACAGCTGCTTGTGCCCGCAGGCAGCGGCGTGAACCGCTTCGCTCTGTATGGTGAGGGAGGGCTGCGTGGACCGGTGTTCGGCCCGGCCGGCTGGCGCGCTTTTGTCAGGGCCACCACGGCGGGTCAGGTCGCGGCGGGCGTGGGACTCGAACTCCGCTTCTGACGGCTGAACAGTAAGCGCGTGCACTCACGTGTGAGTGCACGCGGGCAAGGACTGATCAAGGCAGTGAGGGGAGCCCACCGCGCCCAGCCGTTCCAGCGGTGCTCCGCCAGGCGCACTGTTCAGGGCAGGTTTGACCCGCTGCCGCTGGGGGTGCTGCCTGTGTTCCTCTCGTCGCTGGGGTCCTCGTGCTCGAAGGTGGTGGCCTGGGTGCCGGGGCCGTCCTGCACTACACCAGGGTTGTCCCGGCGGTCCGGGATATGGCGCAGGCTTTCAGCGTCGCTGTGATGCTCCTGCGGGAGGTCGTGGGTTTCATCGCTTCTGTGGGCGTTGCCGGTCATGCGTGCCAGCGTACCGGGGGAAGGTCCGGGCGGCGTGTGCTGGGCCTCAAGGCCTGTTCAGGCCGGCCCTGGAAAGCAGACCGATGGGAAACGGGCCGCACTTCATGGAAGCGCTACAATTTCAGGACCAATGAAAAGACTGGCGACCCTGCTGACGGTCGCGCTGTCTGCTTCGGCAGCAGCGCAAACATCCCTTCCTGCCAACACCGCCCGGGTGCACTATCAGCGCACGGACGGCGCTTACACCGGCTGGGGCCTGCACGTCTGGGAGGACACCACCGCCCAGGTTGAGTGGAGCAGACCGCTCGCCCAGTCCGGGCGGGATGATTTTGGAACGTACTGGGACATTCCCCTGAAACCCGGCGCGCAGAAGCTCGGTTTCGTGATTCATCAGGGCGACACGAAAGATCCCGCCGCTGACCTGTGGTTCGACCTGGGCCGTGGCCGGGAACTGTTCGTGAAATCTGGCAGCACGAACGCCGCGTATGCGAAGGGTGGGCCGTTTACTGTGGACGCCAGCAAGGCGCTTCTGGCGCAGGCTCCCGCGGCGGCCCCGGCCGCGCCGACTGCACCGGCCACGGCCGCCCCGGTCGCCACCGCCCAGCCGGTCCCGAAGAACGTACTTCGCGTGCGGTACGTGCGCCCTGACGCCAAGTACGACGGGTGGGGCCTGCACGTCTGGGAGGACACCACCGCGCAGGTCGAGTGGAGCAAACCGCTCGCCCCGACCGGCGTGGACGCCGGCGGCGCGTACTGGGACGTACCGCTGAAAGCGGGTGCGGCGAAAGTCGGGTTCATCGTCCACAAGGGTGATGAGAAGGACCCAGGGGCGGACTTCTTCGCGGACCTCAGCAAGGGCAACGAGGTCACGGTCACGAGCGGCAAGTCGGACTTCGCGTACGGTGCGCCCGCCGCGCTCAGCGACCCGCCCGTGCCGGCGAATGTGGCGCGCATCAACTACTACCGCCCGGACGGCGCTTACACCGGCTGGGGCCTGCACGCCTGGGAGGACACCACCGCGCAGGTCGAGTGGGACAAACCACTGACACCGACCGGCACCAACTCGTTCGGCGTGTACTGGGACGTTCCCCTGAAGACCGACTGGAAGAAACTGGGGTTCATCGTGCACAAAGGCGACACCAAGGACCCGGGGCCCGATATGGTCCTTACCAGCGACATGGGCAATCAGGCCTGGATCGTGAGCGGCGGCACCACGGTGAACACCACCCGGCCAGACACGAGCGTGCGCCAGGTGGGGGATCTGAAGCGGCAGCAGGCCGTGATGCTTTCTCGGGATCTGATCGCCGTGAAACCGGAGTTCGTGCAGCCTGGAGCGCTGCTGACCCTCCACGCCGCGCAGGGCGGCAACCTGAAACTCAGCGCCGCCGGGGTGGACGGCGGAGAGACCGTGACCCTGGAAGAGGTGGAAGGAGGCCTGACGCCGGCACTGAAGGCAAAGGTGCCGTACCTCGCGGGGTATGCGCTGCTGCGCGTGCGCGCCGAGGACCTCGCCCGCGTGCCCGACGCGCTGCGCGGTCAGGTGGCCGTGAGCAGCGTCATGCCGGACGGCACGGTGCTGGACGCCACGGGTGTGCAGACCGCCTGGGCGCTGGATGACCTGTTCACCTACGACGGGCCGCTGGGCGTGGCGTGGCAGGGGAACATCCCGACCGTGCGCCTGTGGGCACCCACCGCTCAGGACGTGAAGCTTCGCCTGAGCACCTCTGGCGCGCAGGCGGAGACGGTCGTGCCCATGACCCGGGACGCGAAGGGCGTGTGGACCGTCCGGGGGGCGCCCGGCTGGAAGGGCGCCACGTACCGTTTTGAGGTGAAGGTGTACGCGCCGGACAGTGGCCGGGTTGAAACGAACCTCGTCACGGACCCGTACTCGGTGGCCCTGACGCGGAGCAGCGCGCGGAGCGTCCTGGTGGACCTGAACGACGCGGGTCTGAAGCCCCAGGGGTGGGACGCCCTGAAGAAACCGGCCCTGCGCTCGGTGAGCGACCTGAGTTTCTACGAGCTGCACCTGCGGGACTTCAGCGCAGCGGACGCCACCGTACCGGCCGCCCAGCGCGGCACCTACCTGGCGTTCACCCTGCCCGGCAGTGACGGCGTGAAGCACCTCAAGGCGCTGGCCCAGGCCGGCCTGAAGGCCGTGCACCTGCTGCCCACCTTCGACATTGCCACCATCAACGAAACGAAAACGGAATGGAAGGCCACCGGGGACCTGTCAAAGTTCGCACCGAACAGCGACGAGCAGCAGAAGGCCGTCACGGCCGTGAAGGATCAGGACGCCTACAATTGGGGATACGATCCGTACCACTACATGGTCCCGGAAGGCAGTTACGCCGTGAACCCGGACCAGCGCACCCTGGAGTACCGCCGGATGGTGGCGGCCCTCAACGGCATGGGGCTGCGGGTGGTTCAGGACGTGGTGTTCAATCACACGGCTGCCAGCGGACAGGCGGAACGCAGCGTCCTGGACCGAATCGTGCCCGGGTACTACCACCGCCTGAACGCCAACGGCGCCGTGGAAAACAGCACCTGCTGCTCGAACACGGCGACCGAGCACACCATGATGCGCAAACTCATGGTGGACACCCTGGTGCTGATGGCCAGGGCGTACAAGGTCGACGGCTTCCGCTTCGACCTGATGGGCCATCACATGGTCGCGGACCTGCAGGCGGCCCGCAAGGCCCTCGACGCCCTGACCGTGCAGAAGGACGGCGTGGACGGCAGGAGCATCTACCTGTACGGCGAAGGCTGGGACTTCGGGGAGGTGCAGGGCAACAAGCGCGGCGTGAACGCCACGCAGGTCAACCTGTTCGGCCAGGGCATCGGCACATTCAACGACCGTCTGCGCGACGCTGTGCGCGGCGGCAGTCCATTCGGGGCCTTCAGGATCAGGGCTTCGGCACAGGCCTGTTCGTCCTGCCCAACGGGCAGCCGCAGAACGCTGACCGGGACCGCGCGCTGCGCCTGGCAGATCAGGTGCGGGTGGGACTCACCGGGAACCTGCGCGACTACCGCTTCACTGACGCGACGGGCAAG from Deinococcus taeanensis carries:
- a CDS encoding M55 family metallopeptidase, with translation MGERRVVISVDMEGVCGVSSWVQVSPPEFGGLVNAGEYERARERMTLEAAAAAQGALDAGATDVLVNDSHDTMRNLIPELLPDGVRFTSGNDKPLSMVQGVQEPGVVGLLFVGYHARAGSMRGPLAHTWNGFIRDVRVNSVSTGEYGLNALVAGHYGVPVLFASGDDVALQEIRVELGEAVVTVAVKEGLSAFAAAHLHPREAQRRIREGARRAVEGAFSAQPYATRWPAHAHLSFNHQARADACERVPGVTRVDAVTVGWESPDAYHLFQTFRMLAKVGEVRLDG
- the pulA gene encoding pullulanase-type alpha-1,6-glucosidase → MKRLATLLTVALSASAAAQTSLPANTARVHYQRTDGAYTGWGLHVWEDTTAQVEWSRPLAQSGRDDFGTYWDIPLKPGAQKLGFVIHQGDTKDPAADLWFDLGRGRELFVKSGSTNAAYAKGGPFTVDASKALLAQAPAAAPAAPTAPATAAPVATAQPVPKNVLRVRYVRPDAKYDGWGLHVWEDTTAQVEWSKPLAPTGVDAGGAYWDVPLKAGAAKVGFIVHKGDEKDPGADFFADLSKGNEVTVTSGKSDFAYGAPAALSDPPVPANVARINYYRPDGAYTGWGLHAWEDTTAQVEWDKPLTPTGTNSFGVYWDVPLKTDWKKLGFIVHKGDTKDPGPDMVLTSDMGNQAWIVSGGTTVNTTRPDTSVRQVGDLKRQQAVMLSRDLIAVKPEFVQPGALLTLHAAQGGNLKLSAAGVDGGETVTLEEVEGGLTPALKAKVPYLAGYALLRVRAEDLARVPDALRGQVAVSSVMPDGTVLDATGVQTAWALDDLFTYDGPLGVAWQGNIPTVRLWAPTAQDVKLRLSTSGAQAETVVPMTRDAKGVWTVRGAPGWKGATYRFEVKVYAPDSGRVETNLVTDPYSVALTRSSARSVLVDLNDAGLKPQGWDALKKPALRSVSDLSFYELHLRDFSAADATVPAAQRGTYLAFTLPGSDGVKHLKALAQAGLKAVHLLPTFDIATINETKTEWKATGDLSKFAPNSDEQQKAVTAVKDQDAYNWGYDPYHYMVPEGSYAVNPDQRTLEYRRMVAALNGMGLRVVQDVVFNHTAASGQAERSVLDRIVPGYYHRLNANGAVENSTCCSNTATEHTMMRKLMVDTLVLMARAYKVDGFRFDLMGHHMVADLQAARKALDALTVQKDGVDGRSIYLYGEGWDFGEVQGNKRGVNATQVNLFGQGIGTFNDRLRDAVRGGSPFGAFRIRASAQACSSCPTGSRRTLTGTARCAWQIRCGWDSPGTCATTASLTRRARPCAARTSVTTARRPDTPRAPARRSPTSARTTTRRCSTRCCSKRPSAPRPRSGPACRTLATAWCCWVRACRSVTPAMRSCGPRVSTRTATTAATGSTPWTSPARATGSAGACHPPRRTPATGTCTARSSAIRPSRSVQPM